In Strigops habroptila isolate Jane chromosome 4, bStrHab1.2.pri, whole genome shotgun sequence, a single genomic region encodes these proteins:
- the LOC115607643 gene encoding olfactory receptor 1020, which produces MAGNHTHIKFILLGITDSPCTQTFLFVLFLLIYIVTLVGNIGIIILVRVSPSLHTPMYFFLTHFAFTDICCSTVISPRMLADLLSEEKIISFSACMMQFLSFAFFATIECHVLAMMAYDRHVAICHPLLYITVISSRVCWQLVASSYLFAFLSAIIYTWCTFGGSFCGPNRIDHFFCDEVPVLKLVCSDTHTSEMVIFAFVTINVVGTSVVILLSYISILRTVLRMCSAQSRARAFQTCASHLTAVALFFGTGFFMYLQPPSSHRSLDKVASIIYTVVTPMLNPFIYSLRNKEVKGALVKCWRRLFNHWQPKRVPACTNCKVNVKRECIWGTKTMGFSSNPHDLM; this is translated from the coding sequence ATGGCAGGAAATCACACACATATCAAATTCATCCTGTTGGGAATTACAGACAGCCCATGTACTCAGacctttctttttgtcttgtttctatTGATATACATTGTCACTTTGGTGGGGAACATTGGCATTATCATCTTGGTGCGGGTGTCTCCCAgcctccacacccccatgtacttcttcctcacACATTTTGCCTTCACTGACATCTGCTGTTCCACAGTCATCTCCCCCAGGATGCTGGCAGACCTGTTATCAGAGGAGAaaatcatttctttctctgcctgcatgaTGCAGttcctctcctttgctttctttgctacTATTGAGTGTCACGTGCTGGCCATGATGGCCTACGACCGGCATGTTGCTATCTGCCACCCCCTGCTTTACATCACCGTCATCTCCAGCCGtgtctgctggcagctggtAGCATCATCCTACCTATTCGCTTTCCTCAGTGCCATCATCTACACATGGTGCACGTTTGGAGGTTCCTTCTGTGGTCCCAACCGCATTGACCACTTCTTCTGCGATGAAGTTCCTGTGTTAAAGCTCGTGTGCTCTGACACCCACACCAGCGAGATGGTCATTTTTGCCTTCGTCACCATCAATGTGGTGGGTACGAGCGTGGTCATTTTGCTCTCCTACATCTCTATCCTTCGCACAGTGCTGAGGatgtgctcagcacagagcagggccagagccTTCCAGACCTGCGCTTCCCATTTGACGGCTGTTGCCTTATTCTTTGGGACAGGATTCTTCATGTACCTACAACCCCCATCTAGCCACAGGAGCCTGGATAAGGTGGCATCCATCATCTACACCGTGGTCACCCCCATGCTCAACCCAttcatctacagcctgaggaacaaGGAGGTGAAGGGGGCTCTGGTCAAGTGCTGGAGGAGGTTATTCAACCACTGGCAACCTAAGAGAGTTCCAGCATGTACGAATTGCAAGGTTAATGTCAAAAGAGAATGCATATGGGGCACTAAAACAATGGGATTTTCCTCTAATCCTCATGATTTGATGTAG
- the LOC115607644 gene encoding olfactory receptor 1020-like: MAGNHTHTKFILLGITDSPCTQTFLFVLFLLIYIVTLVGNVGIIVLVRVSPSLHTPMYFFLTHFAFTDICYSTVVSPRMLADLLSEEKTISFSACMMQFLSFAFFAVIECHLLAIMAYDRHVAICHPLLYVTIISSRVCWQLVASSYLFAFFSAIMCTWCTFGGSFCGPNHINHFFCDVVPLLKLVCSDTHSSEMTIFAFVTINAVGASVVILLSYISILRTVLRMCSAQSRARAFQTCASHLTVVALFFGTGFFMYLQPPSSHRSLDNVASIMYAVVTPMLNPFIYSLRNKEVKGALVKCGRRLFNHWQHKSIQDMNSSSQVTTLCCT; this comes from the coding sequence ATGGCAGGAAATCACACACATACCAAATTCATCCTGTTGGGAATTACAGACAGCCCATGTACTCAGacctttctttttgtcttgtttctatTGATATACATTGTCACTTTGGTGGGGAACGTTGGCATTATCGTCTTGGTGCGGGTGTCTCCCAgcctccacacccccatgtacttctttCTCACCCATTTTGCCTTCACTGACATCTGCTATTCCACAGTCGTCTCCCCCAGGATGCTGGCAGACCTGTTATCAGAGGagaaaaccatttctttctctgcctgcatgaTGCAGttcctctcctttgctttctttgctgttattGAGTGTCACCTCCTGGCGATCATGGCCTACGACCGGCATGTTGCTATCTGCCACCCCCTGCTTTACGTGACCATCATCTCCAGCCGtgtctgctggcagctggtAGCATCATCCTACCTATTTGCCTTCTTCAGTGCCATCATGTGCACATGGTGCACGTTTGGAGGTTCCTTCTGTGGTCCCAACCACATCAACCACTTCTTCTGCGATGTCGTACCTCTGCTAAAGCTCGTGTGCTCCGACACCCACAGCAGTGAGATGACCATCTTTGCCTTTGTCACCATCAATGCAGTAGGCGCAAGTGTGGTTATTTTGCTCTCCTACATCTCTATCCTCCGCACAGTGCTGAGGatgtgctcagcacagagcagggccagagccTTCCAGACTTGTGCCTCCCATTTGACAGTCGTTGCCTTATTCTTTGGGACAGGATTCTTCATGTACCTACAACCTCCATCTAGCCACAGGAGCCTGGATAACGTGGCGTCCATCATGTACGCCGTGGTCACCCCTATGCTCAACCCAttcatctacagcctgaggaacaaGGAGGTGAAGGGGGCTCTGGTCAAGTGCGGAAGGAGGTTGTTCAACCACTGGCAACATAAAAGCATTCAGGACATGAACAGTTCATCTCAAGTGACAACCCTGTGCTGCACTTAA
- the LOC115607645 gene encoding olfactory receptor 1038-like: MAGNHTQTKFILLGITDSPCAQTPLFVLFLSIYIVTLVGNAGIIISVWVSPSLHTPMYFFLTHFAFTDVCYSTVVSPRMLADLLSEEKTISFSACMMQFLTLTFFATIESHLLAMMAYDRHVAICHPLLYVTIISSRVCWQLVASSYLFTFFSAIIYTWCTFGGSFCGPNHINHFFCDEIPVLKLVCSDTHSSEMVIFAFVTINAVGASVVILLSYISILRTVLRMCSAQSRARAFQTCASHLTVIALFFGTGFFMYLQPPSSHRSLDKVASIIYAVVTPMLNPFIYSLRSKEVKRALVKCGRRLFNHWQRKSIQDMNSSSQVTTLCCT, translated from the coding sequence ATGGCAGGAAATCACACCCAGACTAAATTCATCCTACTGGGAATTACAGACAGCCCATGTGCGCAGACCcctctttttgtcttgtttctatCGATTTACATTGTCACTTTGGTGGGGAACGCTGGCATTATCATCTCGGTGTGGGTGTCTCCCAgcctccacacccccatgtacttcttcctcacCCATTTTGCCTTCACTGATGTCTGCTATTCCACAGTCGTCTCTCCAAGGATGCTGGCAGACCTCTTATCAGAGGagaaaaccatttctttctctgcctgcatgaTGCAGTTCCTCACCTTAACTTTCTTTGCTACAATTGAGAGTCACCTGCTGGCCATGATGGCCTACGACCGGCACGTTGCTATCTGCCACCCCCTGCTTTACGTGACCATCATCTCCAGCCGtgtctgctggcagctggtAGCATCATCCTACCTATTCACCTTCTTCAGTGCCATCATCTACACATGGTGCACGTTTGGAGGTTCCTTCTGTGGTCCCAACCACATCAACCACTTCTTCTGCGACGAAATTCCTGTGCTAAAGCTCGTGTGCTCTGACACCCACAGCAGTGAGATGGTCATCTTTGCCTTTGTCACCATCAATGCAGTGGGTGCAAGCGTGGTGATTTTGCTCTCCTACATCTCTATCCTCCGCACAGTGCTGAGGatgtgctcagcacagagcagggccagagccTTCCAGACCTGCGCCTCCCATTTGACAGTCATTGCCTTGTTCTTTGGGACAGGATTCTTCATGTACCTACAACCTCCATCTAGCCACAGGAGCCTGGATAAGGTGGCATCCATCATCTACGCCGTGGTCACCCCCATGCTCAACCCAttcatctacagcctgaggagCAAGGAGGTGAAGAGGGCTCTGGTCAAGTGCGGAAGGAGGTTGTTCAACCACTGGCAACGTAAAAGCATCCAGGACATGAACAGTTCATCTCAAGTGACAACCCTGTGCTGCACTTAA